A region of Paraburkholderia largidicola DNA encodes the following proteins:
- the paaG gene encoding 2-(1,2-epoxy-1,2-dihydrophenyl)acetyl-CoA isomerase PaaG has translation MTYEAIRVDIDAATRVATVTLNRPDKLNSFTRAMHQELNAALDEVEAAGARALILTGAGRGFCAGQDLADLDFTPGAMTDLGDLIDRHFNPLIRRLQALPLPVIAAVNGTAAGAGANLALACDLVLAARSASFIQAFVKIGLVPDSGGTWFLPQRVGMARALGLAITGDKLSADKAESWGLIWKAVEDAELQNTAAQLATQLAQQPTRAIAAIKQAMRSSATQTLDQQLDLERDMQRDLGASHDYAEGVRAFIEKRAPRFEGR, from the coding sequence ATGACCTATGAAGCGATCCGCGTAGACATCGACGCTGCCACCCGCGTCGCGACCGTGACGCTGAACCGTCCTGACAAGCTGAACAGCTTCACGCGCGCCATGCATCAGGAATTGAACGCGGCGCTCGACGAAGTAGAAGCCGCCGGCGCGCGCGCGCTCATACTCACAGGCGCCGGCCGTGGCTTCTGCGCTGGACAGGATCTGGCCGATCTCGATTTCACGCCGGGTGCCATGACAGATCTCGGCGATCTGATCGACCGGCACTTCAATCCGCTGATCCGACGGTTGCAAGCCCTTCCACTGCCCGTCATCGCCGCCGTGAACGGCACGGCCGCGGGCGCAGGCGCGAATCTCGCGCTCGCTTGCGACCTCGTGCTGGCCGCGCGTTCGGCGAGCTTCATCCAGGCCTTCGTAAAAATTGGGCTCGTGCCGGATTCCGGCGGCACGTGGTTCCTGCCGCAACGCGTGGGCATGGCCCGGGCGCTGGGACTGGCGATCACCGGCGACAAGCTCAGTGCCGACAAGGCGGAAAGCTGGGGCCTCATCTGGAAGGCCGTAGAAGACGCCGAACTGCAGAACACCGCAGCCCAGCTCGCCACGCAACTCGCGCAGCAGCCCACGCGCGCGATTGCGGCCATCAAGCAGGCGATGCGGTCGAGCGCAACGCAAACGCTCGACCAGCAACTCGATCTCGAACGTGACATGCAGCGCGACCTCGGCGCATCGCATGACTACGCAGAAGGGGTCCGTGCGTTCATCGAAAAACGCGCGCCGCGCTTCGAGGGCCGCTGA
- the paaI gene encoding hydroxyphenylacetyl-CoA thioesterase PaaI: MSTQPNLSNTMTPDELARATAEAMYANDACSKALGIDILEVRAGYARLQMSVRPDFLNGHQICHGGLMFTLADSAFAFACNSYNINTVAAGCSIEFLRPVRGGDVLTAEAVEQTLSGRNGIYDIRVTNRANETVAMFRGKSAQIKGTVIPVDD; this comes from the coding sequence ATGTCCACGCAACCCAACCTGAGCAACACGATGACGCCCGACGAACTCGCCCGCGCGACGGCCGAAGCCATGTATGCGAACGACGCCTGCAGCAAGGCGCTCGGCATCGACATTCTCGAAGTGCGCGCCGGCTACGCGCGCCTTCAGATGAGCGTACGGCCGGACTTTCTCAATGGTCATCAGATCTGTCACGGCGGCCTGATGTTCACGCTGGCCGATTCGGCATTCGCGTTCGCCTGCAACTCGTACAACATCAATACCGTCGCAGCGGGGTGCTCAATCGAGTTTTTGCGCCCCGTGCGCGGCGGCGACGTCCTGACTGCAGAAGCTGTCGAGCAAACATTGAGCGGTCGCAACGGCATCTACGACATTCGCGTCACGAACCGCGCGAACGAAACCGTTGCGATGTTTCGCGGCAAGTCCGCGCAAATCAAAGGCACGGTGATTCCCGTCGACGACTGA
- the paaK gene encoding phenylacetate--CoA ligase PaaK encodes MTNPLPLDPIEKASRDELAALQLERLKWSLAHAYENSPVYRRKFDEAGVHPSELKTLSDLSRFPFTTKKDLRDNYPFGLFAVPQDQISRIHASSGTTGKPTVVGYTARDIDTWANLVARSIRAAGARRGDKVHVSYGYGLFTGGLGAHYGAERAGLTVIPFGGGQTEKQVQLIQDFRPDIIMVTPSYMLSIADELERQGVDPKTCSLRIGIFGAEPWTNDMRRAIEERMGIDAVDIYGLSEVMGPGVASECVETKDGPTIWEDHFYPEIIDPETGEVLPDGELGELVFTSLTKEALPIIRYRTRDLTRLLPGTARTMRRMEKITGRSDDMMIIRGVNVFPTQIEELLLKQHALAPHYQIVLTREGPLDVMTLNIEPCPETAPDTTALETAKKALAYDIKALIGVTANVVLLGVNGIERSVGKARRVIDKRKAGA; translated from the coding sequence ATGACTAACCCGCTCCCGCTCGATCCCATCGAAAAGGCGAGCCGCGACGAACTCGCTGCACTACAGCTCGAACGACTGAAGTGGTCGCTCGCTCACGCCTATGAGAACTCCCCTGTCTATCGACGCAAGTTCGACGAAGCGGGTGTGCATCCGTCGGAGCTGAAGACCCTTTCCGACTTGTCGCGCTTCCCCTTCACGACGAAAAAGGATCTGCGCGACAACTATCCATTTGGTCTGTTCGCCGTACCGCAAGATCAGATTTCGCGCATTCATGCGTCATCGGGAACGACGGGCAAGCCGACCGTCGTCGGCTATACCGCGCGAGACATCGATACCTGGGCGAACCTCGTCGCACGGTCGATCCGTGCGGCAGGCGCGCGGCGCGGCGACAAGGTCCACGTGAGCTACGGCTATGGCCTGTTCACGGGCGGCCTCGGCGCGCATTACGGCGCGGAACGCGCGGGCCTTACGGTCATTCCGTTCGGCGGCGGTCAGACCGAAAAGCAGGTTCAGCTGATTCAGGACTTCCGTCCCGACATCATCATGGTGACGCCGAGCTACATGCTGTCGATTGCCGACGAACTGGAGCGCCAGGGTGTCGATCCCAAGACTTGCTCGCTGCGCATCGGCATCTTCGGCGCTGAGCCCTGGACCAACGACATGCGGCGCGCGATCGAAGAACGGATGGGCATCGACGCCGTGGACATCTACGGCTTGTCCGAGGTGATGGGTCCGGGCGTAGCGTCCGAGTGCGTCGAAACCAAAGACGGCCCGACGATCTGGGAAGACCACTTCTATCCCGAGATCATCGATCCCGAAACGGGCGAAGTGTTGCCGGACGGCGAACTCGGCGAGCTTGTGTTCACCTCGCTGACGAAGGAAGCGCTGCCCATCATCCGTTACCGCACGCGGGATCTCACGCGTCTGCTGCCCGGCACCGCGCGCACGATGCGCAGAATGGAAAAAATCACCGGCCGCTCGGACGACATGATGATCATTCGCGGCGTCAATGTCTTCCCGACGCAGATCGAAGAACTGCTGCTGAAGCAGCACGCGCTCGCGCCGCATTATCAGATCGTGCTGACGAGGGAGGGCCCGCTCGACGTGATGACGTTGAACATCGAGCCGTGCCCGGAGACCGCGCCGGACACGACCGCGCTAGAGACTGCAAAGAAGGCGCTCGCCTATGACATCAAGGCGCTGATTGGCGTGACGGCGAACGTGGTACTGCTTGGCGTGAACGGCATCGAGCGCTCGGTGGGTAAGGCGCGTCGCGTGATCGACAAGCGCAAGGCAGGCGCGTAA
- the mltA gene encoding murein transglycosylase A gives MKISRESARSASSAKMSIGYSSSRSDMAVSIENNHCMRFARRAAAWAGALSLAVLLASCGGGGAVRPSVSPPTGAAIIPGQIAAQRLTPVAWRQVPGWQDDSLIGAAAALRQNCVRLATQPTWRRACAAALMLDDLDVASARTFFETYFTPFQFSNTDGTLDGLVTGYYEPLLRGSRVRHGVYQTALYRWPSAYRPGSPMPARAQLERSGALNGNELVWVDDPIEAFFLQVQGSGRIVMEDGSVMRVGFGGTNNQPYKSIGRWLLDRGELTPSQATMQGIKAWARANPTRVDALLDTNPRFVFFREMPSSEPAAGGGADGPIGALGVPLTPERSIAVDPAAIPLGTPVFLQTTRPMTNAPMNRLVFAQDTGSAIKGGVRADYFWGLGDEAGDLAGKMKQGGRMWLLLPNS, from the coding sequence ATGAAAATCAGCAGGGAAAGCGCCAGGAGCGCCTCCAGCGCGAAGATGAGCATCGGATATTCGTCGAGCAGATCAGACATGGCAGTTTCCATCGAGAACAATCATTGTATGCGCTTTGCCCGCCGGGCCGCGGCCTGGGCGGGAGCGCTGTCGCTTGCCGTATTGCTTGCATCGTGCGGCGGCGGTGGCGCGGTGCGGCCGTCCGTTTCGCCGCCGACGGGCGCCGCGATCATACCCGGTCAGATCGCCGCCCAGCGGCTGACCCCCGTCGCGTGGCGGCAGGTGCCGGGATGGCAGGACGATTCGCTGATCGGCGCTGCTGCGGCGCTGCGTCAGAACTGCGTGCGCCTTGCCACCCAGCCGACCTGGCGGCGCGCGTGTGCAGCTGCGCTGATGCTCGACGACCTGGACGTGGCGAGTGCGCGCACTTTCTTCGAAACCTACTTCACGCCGTTTCAGTTCTCGAACACCGACGGCACGCTCGACGGACTCGTGACAGGCTACTACGAGCCGCTGCTGCGAGGTTCGCGCGTTCGGCATGGCGTGTATCAGACGGCCTTGTACCGTTGGCCTTCGGCATACCGCCCCGGTTCTCCGATGCCGGCGCGTGCGCAGCTCGAGCGTTCGGGCGCGCTGAACGGCAATGAACTCGTGTGGGTCGACGATCCCATCGAGGCTTTCTTCCTTCAGGTGCAAGGCTCGGGTCGCATCGTGATGGAAGACGGTAGCGTGATGCGCGTCGGCTTTGGCGGGACGAACAATCAGCCGTACAAGTCGATCGGCCGATGGTTGCTCGATCGCGGCGAACTGACGCCGTCGCAGGCGACCATGCAAGGTATCAAGGCGTGGGCGCGCGCAAACCCGACGCGTGTCGATGCACTGCTCGACACGAATCCGCGCTTCGTGTTTTTCCGCGAGATGCCGTCGAGCGAGCCTGCGGCCGGCGGTGGTGCCGATGGTCCGATTGGCGCGCTTGGCGTGCCGCTTACGCCGGAGCGCTCGATTGCCGTCGATCCGGCGGCGATCCCGCTCGGTACGCCCGTCTTCCTGCAGACGACACGCCCGATGACCAATGCACCGATGAATCGTCTGGTGTTTGCGCAGGACACGGGTTCGGCGATCAAGGGCGGCGTGCGTGCGGACTACTTCTGGGGACTCGGCGATGAAGCGGGCGATCTGGCTGGGAAGATGAAGCAAGGCGGCCGGATGTGGCTGCTCCTGCCCAATTCGTGA
- the apaG gene encoding Co2+/Mg2+ efflux protein ApaG — translation MSQYEFSVSSQVRYIAEESDPEHRKYAFAYTLTIRNTGQATAQLIARHWVITDSENRVQEVKGLGVVGHQPLLKPGEQFEYTSYAVIATPVGTMRGEYFCVAEDGERWDAPVPEFVLRMPRTLH, via the coding sequence ATGAGTCAGTACGAATTCAGCGTGTCCTCCCAGGTCCGGTACATCGCCGAGGAGTCGGACCCGGAGCATCGGAAATACGCTTTCGCTTACACGCTCACCATCCGCAATACAGGCCAGGCCACCGCGCAACTGATCGCGCGTCACTGGGTCATTACGGATAGCGAAAATCGCGTTCAGGAAGTGAAAGGACTGGGTGTGGTCGGGCATCAGCCTTTGCTGAAGCCGGGCGAGCAGTTCGAGTACACGAGCTACGCCGTGATCGCGACGCCCGTCGGGACGATGCGCGGCGAGTATTTTTGCGTGGCGGAGGACGGTGAGCGCTGGGACGCGCCCGTGCCGGAATTCGTTCTGCGCATGCCGCGCACGCTGCATTGA